In one window of Bdellovibrio bacteriovorus W DNA:
- a CDS encoding general secretory pathway protein K, with protein MANKGNRRKIFNWGLTRPLKNQRGVSIMIAVAALMMIMYFATEISYESNVEYLVNSQSLNRVKAYYAAKSGMQLSLLRVKMYQEAQAKLGAQLGNSPLLDQLWKFPFAWPMPIPDELSAIDKDNFKKTFSESTMDASYIVTIDDEGSKIDINDLNSPAKSLQEATKQQLLNIFEQKKLEDQNFAREYGNFRFEELINNIGDWMSSKAQSLNGGDKRSRFSELNQLSGTDYYPPNRAFRSIAELHMVPGMNDDFFDLLAPRVTIYGMKGINPNLASKEVLKSLDAGLTDEIVAEIIKRRESENEGGPFKCDQNGGSSDFWNFAQTRGARLMGDPSQIPLTCESIVSFRIQSTGEFAGAVREITAIVLDLDKTATKVKSLVDKEKSNDESGDGGGGGNNNNNNNNSNNSNNNQTAQVPKGPPRIVYWNER; from the coding sequence GTGGCCAACAAAGGCAATCGTCGCAAAATCTTTAATTGGGGTCTAACTCGCCCCTTAAAGAATCAACGAGGTGTTTCCATCATGATCGCTGTGGCAGCACTGATGATGATCATGTATTTTGCGACAGAAATCTCTTATGAATCTAACGTTGAGTATCTGGTAAACTCGCAAAGTCTGAATCGTGTCAAAGCTTACTATGCAGCGAAGTCAGGAATGCAGCTCAGTCTTTTAAGAGTCAAAATGTACCAAGAGGCCCAAGCCAAATTGGGGGCACAATTAGGCAACAGTCCCCTCTTAGATCAACTCTGGAAGTTCCCGTTTGCTTGGCCCATGCCAATCCCCGATGAACTCAGTGCGATTGATAAAGATAACTTTAAAAAGACCTTCAGCGAATCCACTATGGATGCAAGTTACATTGTTACTATCGACGATGAAGGTTCGAAAATTGATATCAATGACTTAAATTCCCCAGCAAAATCACTGCAAGAAGCGACCAAGCAGCAGTTGCTCAATATTTTCGAACAAAAGAAGCTAGAAGATCAAAATTTTGCTCGAGAATATGGAAACTTTCGTTTTGAGGAGCTCATTAATAACATCGGCGATTGGATGAGTAGCAAAGCACAATCCCTCAATGGTGGTGATAAGCGCTCGCGTTTTTCTGAACTCAATCAGCTTTCTGGAACCGACTACTACCCTCCTAACCGCGCTTTTAGATCCATTGCAGAACTGCACATGGTTCCGGGAATGAACGATGACTTCTTTGATCTTCTGGCTCCACGAGTGACGATCTATGGAATGAAAGGAATCAATCCTAATTTAGCTTCCAAGGAAGTTCTAAAATCCCTAGATGCGGGCCTGACAGATGAAATCGTTGCCGAGATTATCAAACGGCGTGAATCAGAAAACGAAGGCGGTCCCTTTAAGTGCGATCAAAATGGCGGTAGCTCAGATTTCTGGAATTTTGCCCAAACCCGCGGGGCGAGACTTATGGGTGATCCGAGCCAGATTCCCCTGACTTGTGAAAGCATCGTAAGCTTTCGCATTCAAAGCACCGGAGAGTTTGCTGGGGCCGTTCGTGAAATCACAGCGATTGTTTTAGATCTCGACAAAACGGCCACCAAGGTTAAATCCCTCGTCGACAAAGAAAAGTCCAATGACGAAAGTGGTGATGGCGGCGGCGGTGGTAATAACAACAACAATAACAATAATAGTAACAACAGTAATAACAACCAAACCGCACAAGTTCCCAAGGGCCCACCTCGTATCGTCTATTGGAACGAAAGATAA
- a CDS encoding hypothetical protein (COG2171 Tetrahydrodipicolinate N-succinyltransferase), producing the protein MIVLAIISAVMLVAAPRLSKKNTNVKTIAREFLVLSKEVRNKARLSNSTYRIVINMEPDNESYWVERASGPRPVDPDAAEKEKDSKEDQPPSAFQIDKSITKKQKKLPSGLRFASVESINMKAPVTSGAAYIHFFPEGFVEASALQITDGNNLTWTLVFNPLTGQADIVEKAATLKDIER; encoded by the coding sequence ATGATTGTTTTGGCAATCATATCTGCTGTGATGCTGGTGGCAGCCCCTCGATTAAGCAAGAAAAACACAAACGTCAAAACCATCGCCCGAGAATTTCTAGTTCTCAGCAAAGAGGTGCGCAACAAAGCCCGCCTCAGCAATTCCACTTATCGTATCGTTATTAACATGGAACCTGACAATGAGTCCTACTGGGTCGAAAGAGCCAGCGGTCCTCGCCCTGTCGATCCAGACGCTGCCGAAAAAGAAAAAGACTCCAAAGAAGATCAGCCTCCTTCGGCTTTTCAAATCGACAAATCGATCACAAAAAAACAAAAAAAACTGCCTAGTGGACTTCGCTTTGCTTCTGTTGAATCGATCAATATGAAAGCTCCCGTCACTTCCGGAGCAGCCTATATTCACTTCTTCCCAGAGGGGTTTGTAGAAGCCTCAGCTTTACAAATTACCGACGGAAATAATTTAACTTGGACACTTGTTTTTAATCCTTTGACGGGTCAAGCTGATATTGTAGAAAAAGCTGCCACGTTAAAGGATATTGAACGGTGA
- a CDS encoding general secretion pathway protein F, whose translation MGPVVIVMMGLAIGMIVMAVMVPMFEMANIAG comes from the coding sequence ATGGGTCCAGTTGTGATCGTAATGATGGGTCTTGCCATTGGTATGATTGTCATGGCGGTGATGGTTCCTATGTTTGAAATGGCGAACATCGCAGGATAA
- a CDS encoding putative type 4 fimbrial biogenesis protein PilM (COG4972 Tfp pilus assembly protein, ATPase PilM), whose product MKSVGIDIGSSSIKIVEVLSSSKGFQVTRYTEHPLNIAPGADQDLEIIEYLRDFVTQFDASQTRFVLGLRQDRVAIRNKFFPFNDRIKISKSLPFELEEDIPFSAENAIFDAKIIRTIGTGAEVLACAAPKHHVKAALERAKDASIDPFVLSSEGIAFANTIERWDEPPAALLAPALSLDGDEQKPVRHLHLVLNIGHTRTLVCAFEGGSLVAVRSILWGGKNISEAIAQKYEIPFLDAVKELETKGFILTNKQGATFDQITFSDTIAKSVRELARDIQLSMLELKSEFNGQITDIALVGGASQIKNMGAFLTQVLEAPVNKGSSIELVPNVLFDRSPQVGAKCGIALGLAIEGFKKPRNPALNFLRGDFAKENHALKLFWNKWGNTVKVASAFLVVLFVYTSLRQTFTLNLSDRTQEALKDQAKVVANLKGRAASESGIKKYIRDNKKRAADLKTLSSVANMNSALDVMKRVSESIPARNAIQMEVRALDVRDELVVLQGYVNSPNEMRLLQQALTNVSSDGKVNSQNATIQPSPGKTSFSFKFNVDRGVQKVTR is encoded by the coding sequence GTGAAGTCAGTTGGAATAGACATCGGTTCTAGCAGCATAAAAATAGTTGAAGTCTTAAGTTCTTCAAAAGGATTTCAGGTTACTCGTTATACGGAGCACCCTCTAAACATTGCGCCGGGCGCGGATCAAGATTTAGAAATCATTGAATACTTAAGAGATTTTGTAACTCAGTTTGATGCGAGCCAAACAAGATTTGTTCTTGGACTTCGTCAAGATAGAGTGGCAATCCGCAATAAATTCTTCCCGTTCAATGACCGAATTAAAATTTCTAAGAGCTTACCTTTTGAACTTGAAGAAGATATCCCCTTCTCTGCTGAAAATGCTATTTTCGATGCGAAGATCATTCGCACAATTGGTACGGGTGCTGAAGTTCTTGCCTGTGCGGCCCCCAAACACCATGTGAAAGCCGCTTTAGAACGCGCTAAAGATGCAAGCATTGATCCCTTTGTTCTTTCTTCAGAGGGTATTGCATTCGCTAATACCATTGAGCGTTGGGATGAGCCTCCGGCGGCCCTCTTAGCTCCAGCCCTATCCTTAGACGGCGATGAGCAAAAGCCCGTTCGTCACCTACACTTGGTTTTAAACATCGGCCACACGCGCACTTTAGTATGTGCCTTTGAGGGCGGCTCTCTAGTCGCTGTTCGTTCTATTTTATGGGGTGGAAAAAATATTTCAGAAGCTATTGCACAGAAATACGAAATCCCCTTCTTAGATGCTGTTAAAGAACTTGAAACAAAAGGTTTCATTCTAACGAATAAGCAAGGCGCTACTTTCGATCAAATTACTTTCTCTGATACGATCGCAAAAAGCGTTCGCGAACTCGCTCGCGATATCCAACTTTCTATGTTGGAACTAAAAAGCGAATTCAATGGCCAAATCACTGACATCGCCTTAGTCGGCGGAGCTTCACAAATCAAAAACATGGGAGCTTTCTTAACTCAAGTTTTAGAAGCTCCTGTTAATAAAGGCTCTTCCATTGAGCTTGTGCCGAACGTTCTTTTTGATCGCTCTCCTCAAGTCGGAGCTAAGTGTGGCATTGCCTTAGGACTTGCGATTGAAGGTTTTAAAAAACCACGCAATCCGGCTCTGAATTTCTTAAGAGGCGATTTTGCGAAAGAGAACCATGCTCTAAAACTTTTTTGGAATAAGTGGGGCAACACTGTCAAGGTTGCGTCGGCTTTTTTAGTGGTACTCTTTGTCTACACGTCGCTAAGACAAACTTTCACTCTGAATCTTTCTGATCGCACTCAAGAGGCGCTTAAAGATCAGGCCAAGGTCGTTGCAAATCTCAAAGGTCGTGCAGCGTCGGAATCTGGTATTAAAAAATACATCCGCGACAATAAAAAAAGAGCGGCAGATCTTAAGACTCTTTCAAGTGTAGCAAATATGAACTCTGCCCTTGATGTCATGAAAAGAGTGAGTGAGTCCATCCCTGCTCGAAACGCCATTCAAATGGAAGTACGCGCTCTGGATGTTCGCGATGAACTTGTTGTTCTTCAAGGTTATGTGAACTCTCCTAACGAGATGCGCTTGCTGCAACAAGCTTTAACCAATGTTTCTAGCGATGGTAAGGTCAACTCTCAAAACGCAACGATTCAACCCTCTCCTGGGAAAACAAGTTTTTCCTTTAAATTCAATGTCGACCGTGGTGTTCAGAAGGTAACAAGATGA
- a CDS encoding putative general secretion pathway protein J precursor: MIYNRRGFTMIEVMITIAILATLTLLTAQTLSESIKSKIKLQDQIDDVSRMRDAIRLIERDINLAYHYRDVEKEIKDLIDKKNKPPVDPNQPPPPPTYGSTFTPAPEVPRRDPATHFIGNEESINFVTMNNARTVRNSPQADFIEIGYSVRDCRSMKESGGTSKCIWRRSSPYVDLDVTKGGDEIVLLENVSEFKFRYMGKGKQDWVSDWRTDSQGDGVTKGRFPQAVELSITVEKNIKGKSKKYSMQLIIPIHFPNNPPEGQGGQQRQSSQNL, encoded by the coding sequence GTGATTTATAACCGTCGCGGCTTTACCATGATTGAAGTCATGATCACGATTGCGATCTTAGCAACGCTGACTCTTCTGACTGCGCAAACACTTTCTGAATCCATTAAATCTAAAATTAAACTTCAAGATCAAATTGATGATGTCTCACGCATGCGTGATGCCATTCGTTTAATCGAGCGCGATATCAACCTTGCTTATCACTATCGAGACGTTGAAAAAGAAATTAAAGATTTAATTGATAAAAAAAACAAACCGCCTGTGGACCCCAACCAACCTCCTCCTCCGCCAACCTACGGCTCGACATTTACACCGGCACCAGAGGTTCCCCGCCGTGATCCTGCCACCCACTTTATTGGAAACGAAGAAAGTATTAACTTCGTCACAATGAACAATGCCCGCACCGTGAGAAACTCTCCTCAAGCCGACTTTATTGAAATTGGCTACAGCGTGCGCGACTGTCGCAGCATGAAAGAGTCAGGTGGAACTTCAAAGTGTATTTGGCGCCGAAGCTCCCCTTATGTTGATCTGGATGTCACAAAAGGTGGAGACGAGATCGTTCTTTTAGAAAATGTTTCCGAATTCAAATTTCGCTACATGGGAAAGGGAAAACAGGATTGGGTCTCTGACTGGAGAACAGACTCTCAAGGTGATGGAGTTACCAAGGGCCGCTTTCCACAAGCTGTCGAATTGTCCATCACTGTTGAGAAAAACATCAAGGGCAAGAGCAAGAAGTACTCCATGCAACTCATAATCCCAATTCACTTCCCCAACAATCCTCCGGAGGGACAAGGTGGCCAACAAAGGCAATCGTCGCAAAATCTTTAA
- a CDS encoding pili biogenesis protein PilB-like ATPase (COG2804 Type II secretory pathway, ATPase PulE/Tfp pilus assembly pathway, ATPase PilB), whose protein sequence is MAADIQTILSKATSLSQDQIRSVLANTSVVRPISVGEALSAKEFTNADELVSDLCKELGLDFIKDIPVSDISADLVTDIPINYAKQHNILPYKEESDVLVALTSNPVNLKALDDLKVLFGKRVRPLITTTMRVQDAINKVYEKSTANLSGLDEIDDEDYDLDDPIVDLLEAGEDDAPVIKMVNSLLFRAVKEKASDIHIEPYEKDMVVRFRTDGILFDIFKPPKKLQNAITSRIKVMANLNIAEKRLPQDGRIPLKVGGKDIDIRLSTVPTAHGERLVMRIQDRSNIVLELEQLGFSTENLERLDDLLSRSYGIFLVTGPTGSGKSTTLYGALSKLNEPDVNILTVEDPVEQRIHGIGQVQVNSRIGLTFAAGLRSFLRQDPDIIMVGEVRDLETAELAIQASLTGHLVLSTLHTNDAAGAFPRLIDFGVEPFLIATSIQGVIAQRLVRVLCPHCKAPHEPTAFERQLLGITEDQAQNAHICKAIGCNHCNQKGYSGRTTISELLMVTDDIRTLVMQRKDGNTIKKVAVENGMKTFRDHGIQKVLAGITTIEELTSNTQLDI, encoded by the coding sequence ATGGCAGCAGATATACAGACGATACTTTCTAAGGCCACTTCCCTTTCGCAGGACCAAATTCGTTCGGTTCTTGCGAACACATCTGTGGTCCGTCCAATTTCTGTCGGAGAAGCTCTTTCTGCAAAGGAATTTACCAATGCGGATGAGCTGGTCTCTGATCTCTGTAAAGAGTTAGGTCTTGATTTCATCAAAGACATTCCCGTCAGCGATATTTCCGCTGATTTAGTCACTGACATCCCTATTAACTACGCTAAACAGCACAACATCCTTCCTTACAAGGAAGAGTCCGACGTGCTTGTGGCCCTCACCTCAAATCCTGTAAACCTTAAAGCGCTGGATGATTTAAAAGTGCTTTTCGGAAAGCGTGTTCGCCCTCTGATTACGACGACGATGCGCGTGCAAGATGCCATCAATAAGGTCTACGAAAAAAGCACCGCGAACCTTTCTGGATTGGATGAGATTGACGACGAAGACTACGACTTAGACGATCCGATTGTGGATCTTCTCGAGGCTGGCGAAGACGATGCGCCCGTGATCAAGATGGTGAATAGCCTTCTTTTCCGCGCCGTCAAAGAAAAAGCATCTGATATCCATATTGAACCCTATGAAAAAGACATGGTCGTTCGCTTTAGAACAGACGGTATTCTTTTTGATATCTTCAAACCACCAAAGAAACTGCAAAATGCTATCACTTCGAGAATCAAAGTTATGGCAAATTTAAACATCGCTGAAAAACGCCTCCCTCAAGATGGTCGTATCCCCTTGAAAGTGGGCGGTAAAGACATTGATATTCGTCTTTCCACAGTTCCAACCGCTCATGGTGAACGTCTGGTGATGCGTATTCAAGATAGATCCAATATCGTTCTTGAGTTGGAGCAACTGGGTTTCTCTACGGAGAACCTTGAAAGACTCGACGATCTTTTAAGTCGTTCCTACGGCATCTTCCTCGTAACCGGTCCAACGGGCTCTGGTAAGTCCACGACTCTTTACGGAGCTCTTTCTAAATTGAATGAGCCTGATGTAAATATTTTGACCGTTGAAGATCCTGTGGAGCAACGAATCCACGGCATCGGACAGGTTCAAGTGAACTCACGCATTGGCTTAACGTTTGCCGCAGGTCTGCGCTCCTTCCTTCGTCAAGACCCTGACATCATCATGGTCGGTGAGGTTCGTGACTTAGAAACTGCCGAGCTTGCAATTCAAGCTTCCCTCACGGGCCACTTGGTTTTATCCACGCTCCATACGAACGATGCGGCCGGCGCCTTCCCTCGTCTGATTGACTTCGGTGTAGAGCCGTTCTTGATTGCAACCTCTATTCAAGGTGTGATCGCTCAACGTCTTGTGCGTGTTCTCTGCCCTCACTGCAAGGCGCCGCATGAGCCAACGGCGTTTGAACGCCAACTTTTAGGCATCACCGAAGATCAAGCTCAGAATGCACATATCTGTAAAGCTATTGGCTGCAATCACTGCAACCAAAAAGGTTATTCGGGTCGTACGACAATCAGTGAGCTTTTAATGGTCACCGACGATATTCGCACCCTCGTGATGCAACGTAAGGACGGTAACACAATTAAAAAAGTTGCCGTTGAAAATGGAATGAAGACATTCCGTGACCATGGCATTCAAAAAGTCCTAGCTGGAATCACGACTATTGAAGAACTAACTTCAAATACTCAGTTAGATATTTAG
- a CDS encoding general secretion pathway protein F (COG1459 Type II secretory pathway, component PulF) has translation MPIFEYKGLTRDGKNVKGIIDSENMRAARAKLKKDNIFVVDIRDKKKGDSKKAKGAPRSTKNVGVKELSLMTRQLATLIKANIPLVDALTAVSEQVENPTLSEAIADCKNMVNEGSPLYKSLAKYPNIFSNIYISMVEAGEMSGSLDVILMRLAEFTEAQADLRAKVSSAMTYPIVMMVVTLGLLGFLFVFLIPKMVTVFESAPNLELPWYTVTLIDASQFVVNYWYLLVGGALLMYLLFKNWKNTPAGQAQWDAISLKLPVVGPTVRMVAVSRFTRTLSTLLNGGVPMLAAMDIVRNVVNNHVLAQAIDEARSNISEGESIAGPLKKSGQFPPIVIHMVNIGEKTGELENMLSQVSDAYDFQVKTKT, from the coding sequence ATGCCTATTTTTGAATACAAAGGTCTTACAAGAGACGGAAAAAACGTCAAAGGCATCATCGACTCGGAGAATATGCGAGCGGCGCGCGCTAAATTGAAAAAAGACAATATATTTGTCGTTGATATCCGCGATAAGAAAAAAGGCGATAGTAAGAAAGCAAAAGGGGCTCCTCGCTCTACCAAGAATGTCGGCGTTAAAGAACTTTCTCTGATGACTCGTCAATTGGCGACTTTAATTAAAGCAAACATTCCCCTTGTCGACGCTCTCACGGCGGTCTCTGAACAGGTGGAGAACCCGACTCTTTCAGAAGCCATCGCTGACTGTAAGAACATGGTCAACGAAGGTTCGCCGCTTTATAAATCTTTGGCCAAGTATCCCAATATCTTTTCTAATATTTATATTTCTATGGTTGAGGCCGGAGAAATGTCAGGAAGCTTAGACGTGATCCTGATGCGTCTTGCAGAGTTTACGGAAGCACAGGCCGACTTGCGCGCCAAAGTGAGCAGCGCCATGACCTACCCGATTGTGATGATGGTTGTGACGTTGGGTCTCTTGGGCTTCCTCTTTGTATTTCTGATTCCTAAAATGGTCACTGTTTTTGAATCCGCTCCCAATTTAGAGCTTCCTTGGTATACGGTGACGCTCATTGATGCCAGCCAGTTTGTTGTAAATTACTGGTATCTCTTAGTGGGTGGCGCCCTGCTAATGTATCTGCTTTTCAAAAATTGGAAGAACACTCCTGCGGGGCAAGCTCAGTGGGATGCTATCTCTCTTAAACTTCCAGTTGTGGGCCCCACTGTTCGCATGGTTGCGGTATCGCGCTTTACTCGCACACTATCGACTTTGCTCAATGGTGGCGTCCCCATGCTAGCAGCCATGGACATCGTCAGAAACGTTGTTAATAATCACGTTTTAGCGCAAGCCATTGACGAAGCCCGTAGCAATATCTCAGAAGGTGAATCTATCGCCGGCCCTTTAAAAAAATCAGGACAATTCCCACCGATCGTGATCCACATGGTCAACATTGGTGAAAAAACTGGCGAACTCGAGAATATGCTCTCGCAAGTCTCTGACGCCTACGACTTTCAAGTAAAAACAAAAACTTGA
- a CDS encoding putative general secretion pathway protein I, whose translation MRKINSRGFTLIETVIAMVILSSGLLLLSNSWSGSFMRVRKTQLNTEVSALLERKMVEIELEYADKPLDSIPEEKEDDFGSEYPQYSWKMESKEFEVPDFSATLTAQSGGADELTLTVMKTLTEHLSKSIKEVKVTVIYKGGKKPLNFSATQYFVDYDKPLPLPSLPGGGGGM comes from the coding sequence GTGAGGAAGATTAATTCTCGAGGTTTTACACTCATTGAAACTGTGATCGCTATGGTGATCCTCTCTTCAGGACTTTTGCTTCTGTCAAATTCTTGGAGTGGAAGTTTTATGCGTGTTCGTAAGACTCAACTCAATACCGAAGTGTCGGCCTTGCTTGAACGCAAGATGGTGGAAATTGAGTTGGAGTACGCCGATAAACCTCTGGACTCTATCCCCGAAGAAAAAGAAGATGACTTCGGTTCCGAGTACCCTCAGTACTCATGGAAAATGGAGTCCAAAGAGTTTGAAGTCCCCGACTTTTCTGCCACGCTAACAGCCCAATCTGGCGGAGCTGATGAACTTACTTTAACAGTCATGAAAACCCTCACAGAGCACTTGAGCAAGTCTATCAAAGAGGTCAAGGTTACCGTGATTTATAAAGGCGGCAAAAAGCCTTTGAACTTTAGCGCGACACAGTACTTTGTAGACTATGACAAACCATTGCCATTACCATCACTTCCTGGTGGCGGAGGTGGAATGTGA
- a CDS encoding general secretion pathway protein G precursor (COG2165 Type II secretory pathway, pseudopilin PulG) yields MFLLKNRKGMTLIEIMIVLAIIGSIAALLLPNITGQLDKSKVREARIQLTQVVNALSMYYTDCGKYPETLEGLTKADPNCSNWGPEPYYKKSLKDPFNHDLVYELEGTEYTLKSLGKDGREGGSGYNADVTLDDEQ; encoded by the coding sequence ATGTTTCTTCTAAAAAACCGCAAGGGTATGACTCTGATCGAGATCATGATCGTTCTTGCGATCATCGGTAGTATTGCAGCCCTTCTTTTACCTAACATCACTGGACAGTTGGATAAATCCAAAGTTCGTGAAGCCCGCATTCAGTTAACGCAAGTTGTGAATGCCCTTTCTATGTACTACACAGACTGTGGTAAATACCCTGAAACTCTTGAAGGTCTTACGAAAGCAGATCCTAACTGCTCTAATTGGGGACCAGAGCCTTATTATAAAAAATCACTTAAAGATCCATTCAACCATGATCTTGTGTATGAATTAGAAGGCACTGAGTACACTTTAAAGTCTTTAGGTAAAGACGGTCGCGAAGGTGGCTCTGGCTACAACGCGGACGTTACTCTAGACGACGAGCAATAA